The nucleotide window GTCGATCTCGGCAGCACCGACGGCGAGAGCCTGCTCGGCCACCTGCGCCAGCGCGGCCTCGCCCTGCTGCCCAACACCGCCGGGTGCTACACCGCGCGCGAGGCCGTCCTCACCGCCCAACTCGCCCGCGAGGCGCTGGAGACGAACCGCGTCAAGCTCGAGGTCATCGGCGACGACGAGACGCTCTACCCGGACGCCGTGCAGACGCTCCGCGCCGCCGAGACGCTCGTGGGCGACGGCTTCGAGGTGTGGGCCTACTGCGGCGACGACCCGATCACTGCGCGCAAGCTGGCCGACCTCGGCTGCGCCGCCGTGATGCCGCTCGCGGCCCCGATCGGCAGCGGGATGGGCGTCGTCAACCCGTACGCGCTGCGCATCATCCGCGAGGTCCTCCCCGACACGCCGCTGATCGTGGACGCGGGCCTCGGCACCGCCTCCGACGCGGCCCGCGCGATGGAACTCGGCTACGATGGTATCCTGCTCAACACCGCCATCGCCCAGGCGCAGCACCCCGTGCAGATGGCGCACGCCTTTCGCCTTGCCACCGAGGCCGGACGGCTCGCCTACCGGGCCGGGCGCATCCCGCGCCGCCTCTACGCGCAGGCGTCGAGCCCCGAAGACGGGCGCATCGCGGTGGACACGGCGTGGTAGTGAAGCACGAGCGTGAAGCCGCAGGGCGACAGAAGGGCAAGCCCGGCGCCAACCTCCCACGTCTGGCGCTGATCGCCGACCGATTCACGGAGCCCTCCTACGCCCACGCGGCGGTCGAGGCGGTGCGCGGCGGTGTCCGTTGGGTCCATCTGCGCGATCATGCGGCCTCTCCGAGCGCGTTCGCATCCGCGGCGCGGCAACTCACGGAGCGCCTGCGCGCGGTCTGGCCCGATGTGCGCCTCAGCGTGAACACCCGTGTCGATGTCGCGCATGCGCTAGACCTCGATGTGCACATAGGGACGCGCGGGCCGGCGGTGGTAGACGCGCGCGCCATGCTACCGGACGCCACGGTCGGCTACTCCGCGCACAGTCTCGACGAGGCCCAGCAGGCGCAGGCCGACGGGGCCGCCTACGTCTTCTTCAGTCCGATCTTCCCCACGGCCAGCAAGCCCGGCCATCCGGGCGCAGGGCTCGACGCGCTCCGTACCGTCTGCGAGGCGGTCGCCGTGCCCGTCGTCGCGCTCGGAGGCGTCACGCCCGCCACCGTGCCCGCCTGCCTCGACGCCGGGGCGCACGGCGTCGTGGTCCTGTCGGGCATCCTGCACGCCGCCGACCCGGCCGCGGCAGCCCACGCCTACGCCTCCCTCGTCGCCTGACCTCACCCCACACGCCCGTGTCTGTCCCCCACGCCTCGACGCACCCCGTCGCCCTCACCATCGCCGGCAGCGACTCCGGCGGCGGCGCGGGCCTCCAGGCCGACCTCAAGGCGATGCACGCGCACGGCGCTTTCGGCATGAGCGTCGTCACGGCCATCACCGCGCAAAACTCGCAGGCCGTCACCGCCGCGCTCGACCTCCCGGCCGACCTCGTCCAGGCACAGATCGACGCCGTGGCGGGCGACTTCCAGGTCCACGCCGTCAAGACCGGGATGCTCTCCTCCCGCGTGCTCATCGACGCCGTGGCGGATGGGATCGAGCGGCATGGGTTGGGGCCAGTCGTGGTCGATCCGGTGATGATCTCGAAGAGCGGGTTTGCGCTGCTGAAGCCGGACGCCGTCGAGGCCGTCAAGGCGCGGATGCTGCCCTTGGCGCGGCTCGCCACGCCCAACGTCCACGAAGCCGAGGCACTCACGGGACAGACGATCCGCACGCTCGACGAGGCCCAGGCGGCCGCGGCTGCCATCCACGCGATGGGGGCCCGGGCCGTGCTCGTGAAAGGCGGCCACCTCGACGGGGAGGCAGACGCCGTGGATGTGCTGTACGACGGGACTACGTTCGCCTTTTTCCGGAGCCCGCGCATCGACACGCCGAACACGCACGGCACGGGCTGCACCTATGCGAGCGCTATTGCCGCAGGCCTGGCGCGAGGGTTTGATCTCGCGACGGCGGTGGGGCGCGCGAAGGCCTACCTCACCCAGGCGATCCGCCAGGCGCTGCCTCTGGGCCACGGCCATGGCCCTGTGCATCACTTCTGGCACCTCGATCCGGAGCGAGCCATCCAGGCCGCCTAGCTGCTCTGCCGAGTCTT belongs to Bacteroidota bacterium and includes:
- a CDS encoding thiamine phosphate synthase; the encoded protein is MVVKHEREAAGRQKGKPGANLPRLALIADRFTEPSYAHAAVEAVRGGVRWVHLRDHAASPSAFASAARQLTERLRAVWPDVRLSVNTRVDVAHALDLDVHIGTRGPAVVDARAMLPDATVGYSAHSLDEAQQAQADGAAYVFFSPIFPTASKPGHPGAGLDALRTVCEAVAVPVVALGGVTPATVPACLDAGAHGVVVLSGILHAADPAAAAHAYASLVA
- a CDS encoding thiazole synthase; the encoded protein is MQAPQNPHGGDALVVGSTTLTSRVLVGTSRYPSLQTVLDALDASGTELATVSIRRVDLGSTDGESLLGHLRQRGLALLPNTAGCYTAREAVLTAQLAREALETNRVKLEVIGDDETLYPDAVQTLRAAETLVGDGFEVWAYCGDDPITARKLADLGCAAVMPLAAPIGSGMGVVNPYALRIIREVLPDTPLIVDAGLGTASDAARAMELGYDGILLNTAIAQAQHPVQMAHAFRLATEAGRLAYRAGRIPRRLYAQASSPEDGRIAVDTAW
- the thiD gene encoding bifunctional hydroxymethylpyrimidine kinase/phosphomethylpyrimidine kinase; this translates as MSVPHASTHPVALTIAGSDSGGGAGLQADLKAMHAHGAFGMSVVTAITAQNSQAVTAALDLPADLVQAQIDAVAGDFQVHAVKTGMLSSRVLIDAVADGIERHGLGPVVVDPVMISKSGFALLKPDAVEAVKARMLPLARLATPNVHEAEALTGQTIRTLDEAQAAAAAIHAMGARAVLVKGGHLDGEADAVDVLYDGTTFAFFRSPRIDTPNTHGTGCTYASAIAAGLARGFDLATAVGRAKAYLTQAIRQALPLGHGHGPVHHFWHLDPERAIQAA